Below is a window of Aeromonas veronii DNA.
TGGCGGCGGCCTGCGCCGGTTTCACCTATGCGCTCTCCATTGCCGATCAGTTCGTCAAATCCGGCGCCGCTCGCCACGTGCTGGTTGTCGGAGCCGATGTGCTCTCCCGTATGTGCGATCCGCAAGATCGCGGCACCATCATTATTTTTGGTGATGGGGCAGGGGCTGTGATTGTCGGTGCCAGCGAGACACCGGGCATCCTCTCTACCCATCTCCATGCCGATGGCCGTTATGGCGAGCTGCTCAAGCTACCCCACCCCCGTCGTGGCATGCCAGGGGCCGAGCTCGAAGCCTACATGTATATGAAGGGCAACGATGTTTTCAAGGTAGCGGTCACCCGGCTGAGCGAGATCGTAACCGAAACGCTAGCTGCGGCTGGCATCGAACCGAGCGAGCTGGACTGGCTGGTGCCTCATCAAGCCAACTTCCGCATCATCAGTGCCACTGCCAAGAAGCTTGGCATGAGCCTCGACAAGGTGGTGCTGACCCTCGACAAGCATGGCAATACCTCTGCCGCTTCTGTTCCGGTCGCCTTCGATGAAGGGGTACGGGATGGCCGGATCAAACCGGGTCAGCTGGTACTGCTGGAAGCCTTTGGCGGCGGTTTTGCCTGGGGTTCGGCGCTGGTTCGCCTCTGATCTTCGGCGGGATGGTGTCATCATCATCCCGTCACCGATTTCATTTTTGTCTTATCTAAAAGGAATCAATGATGACCCAATTTGCCATTGCCTTCCCGGGACAAGGTTCCCAGTCTGTTGGCATGCTGGCCGAGCTGGCCGAACAACATGCCGTGATCACGGAGACCTTCGCCGAGGCGAGCCAGGTGCTGGGTTATGACCTGTTTGCCCTGGTGATGGATGGTCCGGTTGAAGATCTGAACAAAACCTGGCGCACCCAGCCGGCGCTGCTGACGGCCTCTGTCGCCCTGTGGCGTCTGTGGCAGCAGCAGGGTGGGGCAACGCCAGCCGTGATGGCGGGCCACAGCCTGGGTGAGTACTCAGCGCTGGTATGCAGCGGTGCCCTCGATTTTGCCGATGCGGTCAAACTGGTTGAGCTGCGTGGTCTGGCCATGCAGGAAGCGGTACCGGAAGGCACTGGCGCCATGGCAGCGATCATCGGTCTGGACAATGAATCCATCGCTGCCAACTGCGAAAAAGCGGCAGAAGGGCAGGTGGTCTCTCCGGTCAACTTCAACTCCCCGGGCCAGGTGGTTATCGCTGGTCACAAAGAGGCCGTTGAGCGTGCCAACGTGCTGATGAAAGAGTCGGGCGCCAAGCGTGCACTGCCGCTGCCGGTCTCCGTACCGTCCCACTGCGCCCTGATGAAACCTGCCGCAGAAAAACTGGCAGCTGCGCTGGACGGGATCGAGATCAAGGTTCCAACCATCGCGGTCATCAATAATGTCGACGTATCCTGTGAACAGGATCCGGCCGCCATCAAGCAAGCGCTGGTACGTCAGCTGTTCAGCCCGGTTCGTTGGACCGAGACTGTCGAGCGGATGGCCAATGAGGGCGTAACCCTCGAGATCGAGATGGGACCGGGCAAAGTGTTGACCGGGCTCGCCAAGCGCATCGACAAGCGCGTGGAAGGTATTCACGCCAACGATGCCGCCTCTTTTGAGCAGGCGCTGGCCCAGATCAAGTAAACAGGAGCAAGTGATGAGCTTTACCGATAAGGTTGTGTTGGTGACCGGTGCCAGTCGTGGCATCGGCCGTGCGATTGCCGAAACATTTGCGGCCCGTGGCGCGAAAGTGGTTGGCACGGCGACCAGCGAAAGCGGTGCCGAGGCGATCAGCGCCTATCTGGGCGACCATGGTTGCGGCATGGCGCTGAACGTGACCAGCCAGGAATCCATCGAAGCCGTCTTCGCCGCCATCAAGGCGCGCTTTGGCGACATCGACATCCTGATCAACAACGCAGGGATAACCCGTGACAACCTGTTGATGCGGATGAAAGATGACGAGTGGAACGAGATCATCGATACCAATCTGACCTCGCTCTACCGTCTGAGCAAACCGGTGTTGCGTGCCATGATGAAGAAACGTCACGGTCGCATCATCAGCATTGGTTCCGTGGTAGGCACCATGGGCAATGCGGGTCAGGTCAACTATGCTGCCGCCAAGGCGGGTCTGGTTGGTTTTACCAAATCGTTGGCGCGGGAAGTGGCATCCCGTGGTATCACAGTGAACGCGGTTGCCCCCGGTTTCATCGAAACCGACATGACCCGTGCCCTGAATGACGATCAACGTGCTGGCATCATGAGTCAGGTGCCTGCCGCCCGTTTGGGTGATCCAAAAGAAATTGCCGCAGCTGTGGTATTCTTGGCTTCTGATGACGCAGCCTATATCACCGGCGAAACCCTGCATGTTAATGGCGGGATGTACATGGTGTAATCAATTTGTCGTGAGATCTGTTCAAATTTGCGATAGTACGCCGAAGTTTGGCACATTTCGTGGTTTGACCAGCGGCAAGCTACTTGCAAACTCACGTCAATTGAATAAACTACCCAAACCAGACGCAAATAGCGTATTTTTAAAGGAAAATTCAGGTCATGAGCAACATCGAAGAACGCGTAAAGAAAATCATCATCGAACAACTGGGTGTTAAAGAGGAAGACGTTAAGAACGCTGCCTCCTTCGTCGACGACCTGGGCGCTGACTCTTTGGATACCGTTGAACTGGTAATGGCGCTGGAAGAAGAATTCGATACCGAAATTCCTGATGAAGAAGCCGAGAAGATCACCACTGTTCAAGCGGCTATCGACTACATCACCGCTAATCAGGAATAAGTTCCTGTTCTGAAAGAAGCGGCCCAAGGGCCGCTTCTTTTGTATTTGTTCCCTTTCAAAACACCTCTCGGAGACTACCTCAGTGTCAAAACGCAGAGTCGTGGTGACCGGCTTGGGGATGCTTTCCCCGGTGGGTAACACTGCCGAATCCAGCTGGCAAGCACTGCTCAACGGGCAGAGCGGCATTTCCCTTATCGAACACTTTGATGCCAGCGAGTTTGCAACCCGCTTCGCAGGTCTGGTCAAGGATTTCGATCCCGAGCAATATGGTATCAACCGTAAAGATGCTCGCAAGATGGACCTCTTCATTCAATACGGCATCGCGGCCGGTATGCAGGCGCTGGATGATTCCGGCCTGACCATCAATGAAGAGAATGCCGAGCGTGTCGGCGTGGCGATTGGCTCCGGTATCGGCGGTCTGGGTCTGATTGAACAGAACCACGATAGCCTCGTTAACGGCGGCCCGCGCAAGATCAGCCCCTTCTTCGTACCCTCAACCATCATTAATATGGTGTCCGGTCATCTCTCCATCATGAAAGGTCTGCAAGGGCCGAACATTGCCGTGACCACCGCTTGTACCACAGGTACCCATGCCATCGGTATGGCGGGTCGGATGATCGCTTACGGTGATGCGGACGTAATGGTGGCCGGCGGCACTGAAAAAGCCTCCACCGCGATGGGGATGGGTGGCTTCGCAGCAGCCAAGGCACTCTCCAACCGCAACGACGAGCCGCAAAAAGCGAGCCGTCCGTGGGATAAGGATCGCGACGGTTTTGTGCTGGGTGACGGTGCCGGTGTACTGGTACTGGAAGAGTACGAACATGCCAAGGCCCGTGGCGCCAAGATCTACGCCGAGCTGGTCGGTTTTGGCATGAGCGGCGATGCCTACCACATGACTGCGCCTCCTGCTGATGGCAACGGTGGCGCTCGCGCCATGAAAAATGCCATCAAGGATGCCGGCATTGCCCCCGAGCAGATTGGTTACATCAACGCCCACGGCACCTCCACCCCGCTGGGTGACGTGGCTGAACTGCGTGGCATGAAGTCGGTGTTTGGCGAGCACGCCAAATCCCTGATGATCAGCTCCACCAAGTCCATGACCGGTCACCTGCTGGGGGCAGCCGGTGCCATCGAGGCGATCATCACAGTGTTGGCTCTGCGCGATCAGGTGGCTCCGCCCACCATCAACCTGGACAACCCGGATGAAGAGTGCGATCTGGATCTGGTGCCCCATGTGGCCAAGCCAGGCAGCTTCGAGTATGCCCTTTCCAACTCGTTTGGTTTTGGCGGCACCAATGGCTCACTGATCTTCAAACGCGTATAATTTGCCGCAGGGCAAAGACACAGGCCCGATACTGCCGGTATCGGGCCTTTTTTATCGGAGGGATCCCTTTGCTTATCAATGGCATGAAGCTTGATACCATCTCGGCCCATGATCGAGGGCTGGCCTATGGAGACGGTCATTTCACCACCATGGCGGTCAGGGATGGTCACGTGTTGCAGTGGCCTGCCCACCTGGCACGGCTGCAGCAGGCCAACAAGCGGCTTGGATTGGCTGAACTGGACTGGCACCTCTTGACCCAAGAGGTTGAAGAGATGGTGGCCAACCAGCCACAATGCGTGGCCAAGGTGATCCTGACCCGCGGCCAGGGGGGGCGGGGCTATGATGGCAGCGGATGTCAGCACACAACCCGGATTGTCACTCTGGCGCCATTTCCCACTCACTATGGCCAGTGGCAACAGGAGGGGATCGAGATGGTGGTGTGCCGCCAGCGGATCGGTGATGCCCCCATGCTGGCTGGGCTTAAAACATTGAATCGTCTGGAGCAAGTGTTGCTGAAAAGCGAACTTGTCAGCCGCGATGCAGTCGAAGGAGTAGTGCTTAACAGCCGTGGTTTTCTGATTGAAGGGGTCAGTGCCAATCTGTTTTGGCGTCGGGGCAAGACGGTGTTTACGCCAGATCTCGCCCGCGGTGGTGTTGATGGCATCATGCGCCGCCAGGTGATGGCGATGCTGAAACAGATGAGTATTGAGTTGCGTGTGGTAGAGGCTCCGCTGGAGTCACTATGGCAGGCGGAAGAGGTGTGGCTCACCAATACCCTGATGGGGGTGGTGCCGGTCAATGGCATCGAGGATATCCACTATCCCGCAGCGGTATTGAGTCGCCGTTTACAGGAGCGTTTGGTCATTGAAGTTTAATCGGCTTTACACCCTGCTCGCGGGGGCGGCACTGACTGTGGCCGTCGCTGGGGGCTATGTACATTACAAATGGCAACAGGTGGAGACGCTCACCAACAAGGGGCCAACTCGCCTCTTTACGGTGGAGAAAGGTGCCCATGCGGCGCGCCTGATCACCGAACTGGGGGAGGGTGAAACCAGCCCGTGGGCGGTGCGACTCTGGCTGCGCGGCCATCCCGAACTGGTGGCCATTAAATCGGGCACCTACGAAATCAAGGAAGGGGCCCCCCTCAAGGAGACCCTCTCCCTGTTCGCATCGGGCAAGGAGTTTCACTTTAGCCTCACCTTCGTCGAAGGCTCCCGTTTCGAGGATTGGCAGAAACAACTCGCCAGCGCCCCATATCTTGAGCGGTTGACCGTCGAGCAATCCGAAGCCGACTTGGCACAGGAGCTCGGCATCGAGAATGGCAAGCTGGAGGGGTGGTTCCTGCCCGAAACCTATGCCTATACCACCCATGCCAGCGATCTTTCGATCTTGCGCCGCGCCCATCAGGATATGGAGACCTTCCTGCAGCAGAGTTGGGAGAAACGTCAGGCCAACTTGCCTTACAAAACGCCCTATGAGGCGCTGATCATGGCCTCCATCATCGAGAAGGAGACCGGCCAGCCGGACGAGCGGGCACAGATCGCATCGGTGTTTGTCAATCGTCTGCGTCTGGGCATGAAGTTGCAGACTGATCCCACCGTCATTTACGGGGTGAAGGATCGCTACGATGGCAACATTCGCCGCAGCGATCTGACCGACAAGAACCCCTACAACACCTATGTGATTGACGGTCTGCCGCCCACGCCTATCGCCATGCCGGGCAAGGCCTCCATCGAAGCTGCGCTCAACCCCAAATCGACCGACTATCTCTACTTTGTCGCTAAGGGGGGCGGAGCCCACTATTTCTCCAAGACCCTCGATGAACACAATCGGGCGGTTCGCGAATACATATTGAAGAAACCCTAATGTCTAAATTTATTGTGATCGAAGGATTGGAAGGGGCAGGGAAGAGTTCGGCCGTGCGTTATGTGACCGATTATCTAAAGCGTCACAGCATCGACCGGATTGAGTGCACCCGCGAGCCGGGTGGTACGCCGCTTGCCGAGCGGATGCGGGCCATCGTCAAAGAGGTGCACGATGAGCGCCTCACCATAGAAGCCGAACTGCTGCTGATGTATGCCTCTCGGGTACAACTGGTGGAGACTCGCATCAAGCCCGCGCTGGCCGATGGTGTCTGGGTGGTGGGGGATCGCCACGATCTCTCCTCCCAGGCCTATCAGGGCGGTGGTCGCGGTATCGATGCCCAGCTCATCGGAGCCATCAAGCAGGCGGTACTCGGCAACTTCAAGCCGGATCTCACCCTTTATCTCGATATCGATCCCGCCCTTGGCTTGCAGCGCGCTCGCCATCGCGGCGAGCTGGATCGCATCGAACTGGAGCAACTGAGCTTCTTCGAGCGTACCCGAGCGCGTTATCTCGAACTGGCCGCCAAGGATGATTCCATTGTGGTGATCGATGCGGCGCAAACGCCGGATCAGGTCAAAATGGCCATCGAGTGTGCATTGGATCACTATCTGTCGAACGAGCCGCTATGTATCCCTGGCTGATCCCCGACTGGCATGCCCTGAGCCAGACTGCCCAGTCCGGTCGTCTCGGTCACGCCTGGTTGTTGCTCGGCGATCCCGGTCTTGGCAAGGAGCAACTGGCCGAGCGGTTGGCGCGTTTGCACCTTTGCCAGCACCCCGATCGCGGAGAACACTGCGGTCATTGCCACTCCTGCCAGCTGTTTGACAAGGGTAACCACCCGGATCTCGGCACCATCGCTCGCGACAGCAAGACCATTGGGGTGGAAGCTATTCGCGAGATCTGCACCCGGCTGCAGGGCTCTGCCCAGCTCGGCCGCGGCAAGGTAGTGATCATTCCTGATGCAGAGCGGATGACCGAATCGGCGGCAAATGCCCTGCTGAAAACCCTGGAAGAGCCGGCCGGCGACAGCTTGCTGTTGCTGATTGCCTCCCAGGTTTCCCGGCTGCTTCCCACCATTCTCAGTCGTTGTCACAAACATGTCTGTCAGTTGCCTGCGGAAGGAGAGACGGTACGTTGGTTGGCCGAGCAGGGTCATCAGGCCACCCTGGCTCAGGTGCGGATCTGTCAGGGCGCCCCGCTGCGGGTACTCGACTATATTGAGCAGCAACAGGACGGTACTCGCCGCGAACTGCTGGAACAGTTTGTCGCCCTGAGTCAAAGTCCGGTCAAGGCGACGGCTCTGTGCAGCCAGCTGGGTCAGGAGACGCAGGTCAGGTTGCACTGGTTGCAGCTCTTCTTGTGCGATGCCCTGAAAACCCAGGCCGGATGTGGTCACCATCAGTTGGCGATGCCGGATCTGGCTATTTTGAGTCAGCGGCTGGCGGAGCAGTACTCCAGCGA
It encodes the following:
- a CDS encoding ketoacyl-ACP synthase III, with amino-acid sequence MHSKILGTGSYLPSSVRTNADLEQMVETSDEWIVERTGIRERRIAGADETVATLSYQAALRALDAAGLTAADLDMIVLATTSAENAFPAAACELQGLLGVPGIPAFDVAAACAGFTYALSIADQFVKSGAARHVLVVGADVLSRMCDPQDRGTIIIFGDGAGAVIVGASETPGILSTHLHADGRYGELLKLPHPRRGMPGAELEAYMYMKGNDVFKVAVTRLSEIVTETLAAAGIEPSELDWLVPHQANFRIISATAKKLGMSLDKVVLTLDKHGNTSAASVPVAFDEGVRDGRIKPGQLVLLEAFGGGFAWGSALVRL
- the fabD gene encoding ACP S-malonyltransferase produces the protein MTQFAIAFPGQGSQSVGMLAELAEQHAVITETFAEASQVLGYDLFALVMDGPVEDLNKTWRTQPALLTASVALWRLWQQQGGATPAVMAGHSLGEYSALVCSGALDFADAVKLVELRGLAMQEAVPEGTGAMAAIIGLDNESIAANCEKAAEGQVVSPVNFNSPGQVVIAGHKEAVERANVLMKESGAKRALPLPVSVPSHCALMKPAAEKLAAALDGIEIKVPTIAVINNVDVSCEQDPAAIKQALVRQLFSPVRWTETVERMANEGVTLEIEMGPGKVLTGLAKRIDKRVEGIHANDAASFEQALAQIK
- the fabG gene encoding 3-oxoacyl-ACP reductase FabG, with product MSFTDKVVLVTGASRGIGRAIAETFAARGAKVVGTATSESGAEAISAYLGDHGCGMALNVTSQESIEAVFAAIKARFGDIDILINNAGITRDNLLMRMKDDEWNEIIDTNLTSLYRLSKPVLRAMMKKRHGRIISIGSVVGTMGNAGQVNYAAAKAGLVGFTKSLAREVASRGITVNAVAPGFIETDMTRALNDDQRAGIMSQVPAARLGDPKEIAAAVVFLASDDAAYITGETLHVNGGMYMV
- the acpP gene encoding acyl carrier protein translates to MSNIEERVKKIIIEQLGVKEEDVKNAASFVDDLGADSLDTVELVMALEEEFDTEIPDEEAEKITTVQAAIDYITANQE
- the fabF gene encoding beta-ketoacyl-ACP synthase II, encoding MSKRRVVVTGLGMLSPVGNTAESSWQALLNGQSGISLIEHFDASEFATRFAGLVKDFDPEQYGINRKDARKMDLFIQYGIAAGMQALDDSGLTINEENAERVGVAIGSGIGGLGLIEQNHDSLVNGGPRKISPFFVPSTIINMVSGHLSIMKGLQGPNIAVTTACTTGTHAIGMAGRMIAYGDADVMVAGGTEKASTAMGMGGFAAAKALSNRNDEPQKASRPWDKDRDGFVLGDGAGVLVLEEYEHAKARGAKIYAELVGFGMSGDAYHMTAPPADGNGGARAMKNAIKDAGIAPEQIGYINAHGTSTPLGDVAELRGMKSVFGEHAKSLMISSTKSMTGHLLGAAGAIEAIITVLALRDQVAPPTINLDNPDEECDLDLVPHVAKPGSFEYALSNSFGFGGTNGSLIFKRV
- the pabC gene encoding aminodeoxychorismate lyase; the protein is MLINGMKLDTISAHDRGLAYGDGHFTTMAVRDGHVLQWPAHLARLQQANKRLGLAELDWHLLTQEVEEMVANQPQCVAKVILTRGQGGRGYDGSGCQHTTRIVTLAPFPTHYGQWQQEGIEMVVCRQRIGDAPMLAGLKTLNRLEQVLLKSELVSRDAVEGVVLNSRGFLIEGVSANLFWRRGKTVFTPDLARGGVDGIMRRQVMAMLKQMSIELRVVEAPLESLWQAEEVWLTNTLMGVVPVNGIEDIHYPAAVLSRRLQERLVIEV
- the mltG gene encoding endolytic transglycosylase MltG, with the translated sequence MKFNRLYTLLAGAALTVAVAGGYVHYKWQQVETLTNKGPTRLFTVEKGAHAARLITELGEGETSPWAVRLWLRGHPELVAIKSGTYEIKEGAPLKETLSLFASGKEFHFSLTFVEGSRFEDWQKQLASAPYLERLTVEQSEADLAQELGIENGKLEGWFLPETYAYTTHASDLSILRRAHQDMETFLQQSWEKRQANLPYKTPYEALIMASIIEKETGQPDERAQIASVFVNRLRLGMKLQTDPTVIYGVKDRYDGNIRRSDLTDKNPYNTYVIDGLPPTPIAMPGKASIEAALNPKSTDYLYFVAKGGGAHYFSKTLDEHNRAVREYILKKP
- the tmk gene encoding dTMP kinase, whose protein sequence is MSKFIVIEGLEGAGKSSAVRYVTDYLKRHSIDRIECTREPGGTPLAERMRAIVKEVHDERLTIEAELLLMYASRVQLVETRIKPALADGVWVVGDRHDLSSQAYQGGGRGIDAQLIGAIKQAVLGNFKPDLTLYLDIDPALGLQRARHRGELDRIELEQLSFFERTRARYLELAAKDDSIVVIDAAQTPDQVKMAIECALDHYLSNEPLCIPG
- the holB gene encoding DNA polymerase III subunit delta', which encodes MYPWLIPDWHALSQTAQSGRLGHAWLLLGDPGLGKEQLAERLARLHLCQHPDRGEHCGHCHSCQLFDKGNHPDLGTIARDSKTIGVEAIREICTRLQGSAQLGRGKVVIIPDAERMTESAANALLKTLEEPAGDSLLLLIASQVSRLLPTILSRCHKHVCQLPAEGETVRWLAEQGHQATLAQVRICQGAPLRVLDYIEQQQDGTRRELLEQFVALSQSPVKATALCSQLGQETQVRLHWLQLFLCDALKTQAGCGHHQLAMPDLAILSQRLAEQYSSEKLLEAEQQLVALKAACQPGQLSNPTIHLMNWLSRWL